From the genome of Miscanthus floridulus cultivar M001 chromosome 10, ASM1932011v1, whole genome shotgun sequence, one region includes:
- the LOC136490126 gene encoding uncharacterized protein, with translation MGFSEALRWWEEWQLRILVLTSLFLQCFLFFAGILRKRCIPSWLRFLIWLAYLSSDAVAIYGLATLFNRQRTQEWVTRHESSARLQVLWAPILLIHLGGQDGITAYNIEDNELWRRHVLTAVSQVAVAVYVFRNSWPQDKRIFAAGILLFVAGIFKCVLKPWELKRASINSLVDSSAGLEKIRNVSSLDEYIQAATENFREGHGGQQSGTDQPLDNSVWKWWEPNDLFVDLPFPYSARLRCLKAMVHDPDRVDGLVRSVLSVTFDRLYTKKPFQIQVDLPDAIEKVTILRATVTCLAAAMNFAILKDHTEGYDRTDVKITNILLWLALALDYILPPVMSTIQMIREPFIRKARWPDQVAQYNLIGYIVRNKKHRKLRRLATLLVCKDYIDQLWCMKPSKSSREITKLVHGYIAQAWTEDHIKDMATYRAFNDNRGQWTLKREGCNGSLDWALRRPFDESVLLWHLATDFCFLHMDPSPAHEAAYEAARRSKEISNYMVYLLFVNPEMLMTGARRSLFRAMYKQLKGIPLYNDEPAPQGEKELAQNIIDRLLGTEGSHMDRMVHDAWAIANELLTSLQSDEEKLWRVVQGVWVEMLCFSAGRCRGYLHAKSLGKGGEFLSYVWLLLFYMGMETVAEKTQRSELQEETDEGGPVVDPR, from the exons ATGGGTTTCTCCGAGGCGCTGCGATGGTGGGAGGAGTGGCAGCTGCGCATCCTCGTCTTGACAAGCCTCTTCCTCCAGTGCTTCCTCTTCTTTGCAGGCATCTTGCGCAAGCGTTGCATCCCGTCTTGGCTCAGATTCTTAATCTGGCTGGCCTATCTCAGCAGCGATGCTGTTGCGATCTACGGACTGGCCACCCTCTTCAACCGGCAGAGGACGCAAGAATGGGTGACCAGACATGAGAGCAGCGCCAGGCTGCAGGTGTTGTGGGCGCCCATCCTCTTGATACACCTTGGCGGGCAAGATGGAATTACTGCCTATAACATTGAAGACAACGAACTATGGAGGCGGCATGTCCTAACAGCGGTGTCTCAG GTCGCCGTTGCAGTATACGTGTTTCGTAACTCGTGGCCACAAGATAAGAGAATATTTGCAGCAGGGATTCTGTTGTTCGTTGCTGGGATTTTCAAATGCGTACTAAAGCCATGGGAGTTGAAAAGGGCAAGCATCAATAGCCTCGTCGACTCTTCTGCAGGCTTAGAAAAAATTCGTAATGTTAGCTCACTTGACGAATACATACAAGCTGCAACGGAGAATTTTCGGGAAGGCCACGGAGGTCAACAATCGGGCACTGACCAACCCCTGGACAACAGTGTATGGAAATGGTGGGAGCCCAACGATCTTTTCGTAGACCTTCCATTTCCGTATTCGGCTCGCCTTAGGTGCCTGAAGGCCATGGTGCATGATCCAGATAGAGTTGATGGCTTGGTGCGGTCTGTCCTCTCTGTGACGTTTGATAGACTCTACACCAAGAAACCATTTCAAATTCAAGTAGACCTGCCGGATGCCATAGAAAAGGTTACCATCCTGAGGGCTACTGTAACCTGCTTAGCTGCCGCAATGAATTTTGCAATCCTGAAGGACCATACAGAAGGTTATGACCGCACGGATGTCAAGATCACTAATATCTTGCTCTGGCTTGCACTTGCCCTTGATTACATTTTACCACCCGTGATGAGCACTATTCAAATGATTAGAGAACCCTTTATAAGGAAAGCGAGGTGGCCAGACCAAGTTGCCCAGTACAACCTCATAGGGTACATCGTTCGCAACAAGAAGCACAGGAAGCTCAGGAGGCTTGCGACATTGCTAGTTTGCAAGGACTACATCGACCAGCTGTGGTGTATGAAGCCGTCCAAGTCGTCCCGCGAGATCACCAAGCTTGTCCACGGCTACATCGCCCAAGCGTGGACGGAGGATCACATAAAGGACATGGCCACCTACAGGGCCTTCAACGACAACCGGGGCCAATGGACTCTCAAGCGGGAAGGGTGCAACGGTAGCCTCGACTGGGCCCTGCGGCGGCCGTTCGACGAGAGTGTCCTCCTCTGGCACCTCGCCACGGACTTCTGCTTCCTTCACATGGACCCGTCTCCTGCTCACGAAGCTGCCTACGAAGCCGCCCGTCGCAGCAAGGAGATATCCAACTACATGGTGTACCTGCTGTTCGTCAACCCAGAGATGCTCATGACCGGTGCCAGGCGCAGCCTATTCAGAGCCATGTACAAGCAACTCAAGGGCATTCCATTGTACAACGACGAGCCGGCGCCGCAAGGGGAGAAAGAACTTGCCCAAAATATAATCGATAGGTTACTGGGTACAGAGGGTTCACACATGGACCGCATGGTTCATGACGCTTGGGCCATCGCCAATGAGCTCCTCACCAGCTTGCAATCGGACGAGGAAAAGCTATGGAGGGTGGTGCAGGGTGTGTGGGTGGAGATGCTCTGCTTCTCCGCCGGGAGATGCAGAGGGTACCTGCACGCCAAGAGCTTGGGCAAGGGAGGGGAGTTCCTCTCCTACGTCTGGCTCCTCCTGTTCTACATGGGGATGGAGACCGTGGCCGAGAAGACGCAGAGGTCAGAGTTGCAAGAGGAAACAGATGAGGGTGGTCCAGTCGTCGACCCAAGATAG